One segment of Sesamum indicum cultivar Zhongzhi No. 13 linkage group LG4, S_indicum_v1.0, whole genome shotgun sequence DNA contains the following:
- the LOC105160115 gene encoding DNA replication licensing factor MCM2 — protein sequence MAREDDESRSGGDAAAANGNPPSVPDSPTSAGFNTDQLPFNTSQNYTDDDDEASVDPEIIRDEPEEENLNEEEEEGEDLFNDNFMNDYRRLGQQDQYESLGIDDSMEDERDLDQIMADRRAAEIELEAREARVSQRKLPQLLHDQDTDDDNYRPSKRTRADFRPPTTPRSMDDTDGMRSSPGGSQQGNSRDDIPMTDQTDDDPYDDEENDEGEFEMYRVQGTLREWVTRDEVRRFIAKKFKEFLLTYVNPKSDHGDFEYLRQINEMVSVNKCSLEIDYKQFIYIHPNIAIWLADAPQSVLEVMEEVANKIVFDLHPNYRKIHPKIYVRITNLPVYDQIRNIRQIHLNTMIRIGGVVTRRSGVFPQLQQVKYDCTKCGSILGPFFQNSYSEVKVGSCPECLSKGPFTVNIEQTIYRNYQKLTLQESPGIVPAGRLPRYKEVILLNDLIDCARPGEEIEVTGIYTNNFDLSLNTKNGFPVFATVIEANYVTKKHDLFSAYKLTQEDKEEIEKLAKDPRIGERIIKSIAPSIYDHEDIKTAIALAMFGGQEKNVEGKHRLRGDINVLLLGDPGTAKSQFLKYVEKTGQRAVYTTGKGASAVGLTAAVHKDPVTREWTLEGGALVLADRGICLIDEFDKMNDQDRVSIHEAMEQQSISISKAGIVTSLQARCSVIAAANPIGGRYDSSKTFAQNVELTDPIISRFDILCVVKDVVDPVTDEMLAQFVVDSHCKSQPKGANFDDRSMANSQDDVQASTRQTDPEIIPQELLKKYLTYAKLNVFPRLHDADLDKLTQVYAELRRESSHGQGVPIAVRHIESMIRMSEAHARMHLRQHVTQEDVDMAIRVLLDSFISTQKFGVQKALQKSFKKYMIFKKDFNGIVLHLLRRLVKDALHFEEMVSGSTVNLSHVDVKVEELQSKALDYGISDLKAFFNSTEFSSAHFELDEARGIIRHRLSH from the exons ATGGCGAGGGAAGACGATGAATCCAGATCAGGCGGCGACGCCGCTGCTGCAAATGGGAATCCGCCGTCTGTGCCGGACTCCCCGACGTCAGCCGGATTCAACACCGACCAGCTGCCGTTCAATACCAGCCAGAATTATaccgatgatgatgatgaagcaTCTGTTGATCCTGAAATTATCAGGGACGAGCCTGAGGAGGAGAATCTTAatgaagaggaggaggaagggGAGGACCTCTTCAACGACAATTTCATGAA TGATTATCGGAGGTTGGGGCAGCAGGACCAGTACGAGTCATTGGGGATTGACGATTCCATGGAGGATGAGAGGGATCTGGACCAGATTATGGCCGACCGCAGAGCTGCAGAGATCGAACTTGAGGCCAGAGAAGCTCGTGTGTCGCAGCGGAAGCTTCCCCAGCTTCTTCACGACCAAG ACACTGATGATGACAACTACAGGCCATCAAAAAGGACAAGAGCTGACTTTAGGCCCCCAACCACTCCAAGAAGCATGGATGATACTGATGGAATGCGCAGTTCACCAGGTGGATCACAACAAGGGAACTCTAGGGATGACATCCCCATGACTGATCAGACAGATGATGACCCTTATGAT GACGAGGAGAATGATGAAGGTGAGTTTGAGATGTACAGGGTTCAGGGAACCCTGAGAGAGTGGGTTACTAGAGATGAAGTGAGGCGCTTCATTGCCAAGAAATTCAAGGAGTTCCTACTCACATATGTGAATCCAAAGAGTGATCATGGAGACTTTGAATATCTGAGGCAGATCAATGAAATGGTCTCAG TCAACAAGTGCAGCCTTGAGATTGATTACAAACAGTTCATCTATATCCATCCAAACATAGCGATCTGGCTCGCTGATGCCCCTCAGTCTGTTCTTGAGGTTATGGAAGAAGTTGCCAACAAGATTGTTTTCGACTTGCATCCAAATTACAGGAAAATCCATCCAAAAATCTATGTACGCATCACCAACCTACCAGTGTATGATCAGATACGCAACATTAG GCAGATACATTTGAACACTATGATCCGTATTGGTGGAGTTGTGACTCGACGTTCTGGAGTCTTTCCCCAATTGCAGCAAGTTAAATATGACTGTACCAAATGTGGATCAATTTTAGGGCCTTTTTTCCAGAATTCATATTCAGAGGTGAAGGTTGGTTCTTGTCCAGAGTGTCTATCAAAAGGACCATTCACTGTTAACATTGAACAG ACAATATATAGGAACTACCAGAAACTAACTCTCCAAGAAAGCCCTGGAATTGTCCCTGCTGGTCGACTTCCAAGATACAAGGAAGTGATACTGTTGAATGATCTCATTGATTGTGCCCGTCCAGGAGAAGAGATT GAGGTCACAGGCATATATaccaataattttgatttgtctTTGAATACAAAGAATGGGTTTCCTGTCTTTGCCACCGTGATTGAAGCAAATTATGTCACCAAGAAACACGATCTCTTTTCAGCTTACAAGCTTACCCAAGAAgacaaagaagaaattgagaaattggCAAAAGACCCAAGAATCGGGGAACGG ATCATCAAGTCCATAGCCCCTTCAATCTATGATCATGAGGACAtaaagactgcaattgctCTTGCTATGTTTGGTGGTCAAGAGAAAAATGTTGAAGGCAAACACCGTCTAAGAGGGGATATAAATGTACTCCTGCTCGGTGATCCTGGAACCGCCAAGTCCCAGTTCCTCAA GTATGTTGAAAAGACTGGACAAAGGGCTGTTTACACTACTGGGAAAGGAGCTTCTGCAGTCGGACTCACTGCAGCAGTTCACAAGGATCCAGTCACACGGGAGTGGACTCTAGAAGGAGGAGCTCTTGTTTTGGCTGATAGAGGCATATGTCTTATTGATGAGTTTGATAAAATGAATGATCAGGACAG GGTAAGTATTCATGAGGCAATGGAGCAGCAGAGTATTAGCATATCAAAAGCCGGGATAGTCACATCTCTCCAGGCTCGCTGTTCTGTAATTGCAGCGGCAAATCCTATTGGAGGAAG ATATGATTCCTCAAAGACATTTGCTCAAAATGTGGAACTGACTGATCCAATCATCTCCCGGTTTGATATTCTCTGTGTTGTCAAG GATGTGGTGGACCCAGTGACTGATGAGATGCTGGCACAATTTGTAGTTGATAGTCACTGCAAATCGCAGCCTAAAGGTGCCAATTTTGATGATCGGTCTATGGCCAATTCACAAGATGATGTCCAAGCTTCCACAAGACAAACCGATCCTGAG ATAATACCCCAAGAGTTGCTAAAGAAGTACCTCACCTATGCCAAGCTGAATGTATTTCCGAGGTTGCATGATGCAGATTTAGACAAGCTTACGCAAGTTTATGCTGAATTACGGAGAGAATCATCA CATGGACAGGGAGTTCCTATTGCCGTGAGACACATAGAATCAATGATACGGATGTCTGAAGCCCATGCCAGGATGCACCTTAGACAGCATGTCACTCAGGAGGATGTGGACATGGCTATTCGTGTTCTGTTGGATTCTTTCATCTCAACCCAAAAGTTCGGTGTGCAGAAAGCTTTGCAGAAG AGCTTCAAAAAGTATATGATATTCAAGAAGGACTTCAATGGAATTGTTTTGCATCTTCTCCGAAGACTTGTGAAGGATGCCTTGCACTTTGAAGAAATGGTGTCTGGTTCAACTGTAAATCTTTCTCACGTGGATGTAAAAGTGGAAGAACTGCAAAGCAAG GCACTTGATTACGGAATAAGTGATCTGAAAGCTTTCTTCAACAGCACAGAGTTTTCGAGCGCTCACTTTGAGTTGGACGAGGCACGAGGTATAATCAGACATCGTCTTTCACACTGA